From Toxorhynchites rutilus septentrionalis strain SRP chromosome 2, ASM2978413v1, whole genome shotgun sequence, a single genomic window includes:
- the LOC129767131 gene encoding collagenase-like: protein IRQFRRCYPAKYKHRLDQKRQRTVSHTSIQGLWNNHPASVRHSNSKQNVISGSRLNGSIWTPNIKIGTSPQSSISILQAVDVCRMQILILLSLFVAAGATTTDLTNHRRNPRITEGTVAQPDDIPWAVGVFILGGSRHSFCNGALISRRHVLSAASCIGSHTTLSIALGASSMTNVEQVIGVSRVLPHPGYSSFFNRDDIALLTMAEDASINAHVQPVALPRRSDIGKSFVNWMATTAGWGQTGNRDNEMIPNENLHFVMDVIKSNFVCGFSHTFIRDTHVCTATDEGGPCDGDEGGPVTVREAGRIFLIGIHSFHYSGLRGCDRGRTAVHTRVTEYLDWIEENSGIAVPN, encoded by the exons ATACGTCAGTTCAGACGATGTTATCCAGCTAAATATAAACACAGATTAGATCAAAAACGACAAAGAACCGTATCCCATACGTCAATACAGGGATTATGGAATAATCACCCGGCTTCGGTTCGGCATTCCAACTCAAAACAGAATGTTATCAGCGGCTCCAGGCTTAACGGTTCAATTTGGACCCCCAACATTAAAATCGGCACATCCCCGCAAAGCTCAATCAGTATTTTGCAAGCAGTTGACGTGTGCAGAATGCAGATATTAATCTTATTATCACTATTTGTCGCAGCAGGTGCGACCACCACCGATTTGACAAATCACAGAAGAAACCCTCGTATCACTGAAGGTACCGTTGCTCAGCCCGATGATATCCCGTGGGCGGTGGGTGTGTTCATCCTCGGTGGATCCCGTCATTCATTTTGTAATGGTGCGCTAATCTCCCGTCGTCACGTCCTGTCGGCGGCTTCATGCATTGGCAG CCATACCACGCTCTCCATCGCGCTGGGTGCCAGCTCAATGACCAACGTTGAGCAGGTGATTGGAGTTTCCAGAGTGCTGCCACATCCAGGATACAGCTCATTCTTCAATCGGGACGACATCGCATTGCTAACGATGGCTGAGGACGCCAGCATCAACGCTCACGTCCAACCGGTGGCACTGCCGAGACGTTCGGATATCGGTAAAAGCTTTGTGAACTGGATGGCGACAACCGCCGGGTGGGGTCAAACTGGAAACCGTGACAATGAGATGATTCCAAACGAGAATCTTCACTTCGTCATGGATGTCATCAAATCAAACTTTGTTTGCGGTTTCTCGCACACTTTTATTCGGGATACCCATGTTTGTACCGCAACGGACGAAGGAGGACCGTGTGAT GGTGACGAAGGAGGCCCAGTGACGGTGAGGGAAGCTGGCCGTATTTTCCTCATCGGAATTCACTCGTTCCACTATAGCGGATTGAGGGGATGTGATCGTGGGCGAACGGCGGTACACACGCGTGTCACCGAGTACCTCGACTGGATCGAGGAAAATAGTGGTATTGCGGTCCCAAACTAA
- the LOC129768700 gene encoding brachyurin-like yields the protein MKSVLIFVLASVAALAIQDGNSRIAGGSQAGPNEFPFVVGVLISQQETHGFCGGILLSPTHVLTSANCVIRQTSLTVLLGSSDITRAEQIIPVIHIRLHWNHSTVVVSRADLAILTLARAARLGDAVSIAQLPRWSHVGNSFNGFGVTLVGWGTTGHRQDEMAPVQHLQLTRTPVISNFVCGFSHLFVTDEHICTSGDNGGPCSGDEGGPVMITESGQHTVIAIHSFHYGGIGGCERGRSAVHTRLTEHLDWLQQHTGVEIRP from the exons ATGAAAAGTGTGTTAATTTTTGTACTAGCTTCCGTGGCAGCGCTAGCAATTCAAGATGGGAACTCTCGTATCGCTGGCGGATCACAGGCCGGACCAAATGAATTTCCATTTGTGGTGGGAGTATTGATTTCACAACAGGAAACCCATGGATTTTGTGGTGGAATTCTTCTTAGTCCTACACACGTACTAACCAGCGCGAACTGTGTTATTCG GCAAACCTCGCTGACGGTTCTTCTTGGATCATCGGACATTACTCGGGCAGAGCAAATCATACCGGTGATCCACATTCGTCTCCACTGGAACCATAGTACCGTTGTGGTTAGTCGAGCGGATTTGGCGATCCTAACATTAGCTCGTGCTGCCCGGTTAGGCGATGCGGTGTCCATCGCACAACTTCCGAGATGGTCACACGTGGGGAATTCATTCAATGGATTCGGTGTCACACTCGTTGGGTGGGGTACGACAGGACACCGACAGGACGAGATGGCTCCGGTCCAACATTTACAGCTCACACGCACTCCGGTTATAAGCAACTTCGTTTGTGGTTTCTCTCATTTGTTTGTTACTGACGAACACATATGCACTTCCGGAGACAATGGAGGTCCATGCAGT GGTGATGAAGGGGGACCGGTGATGATTACCGAGAGTGGTCAGCACACCGTGATCGCCATTCATTCCTTCCATTATGGCGGTATTGGAGGATGTGAACGTGGCCGTTCAGCGGTGCATACGCGTCTCACTGAACACCTGGATTGGCTGCAGCAACATACAGGTGTCGAAATCAGGCCTTGA
- the LOC129768699 gene encoding brachyurin-like, whose product MFSYFHFVVIIVPIFRGRMKLFAALSLLLSVALPPVTSIRSGRISNGGAAAPSDFPSAVGLLISGSSNHVFCGGVLISTRFILTSARCVSGRNTITVLAGASDMTELVEIIQVLSIPSHITIHPNYNSLGHRNDVAILRLSRPATVGRHVAIANLPRRYHTIFTFNGWNSTIVGWGTTGNRDNEPLPLRNLLVAHGLVITNLLCGLSHTFIRDEHICTGTDDGGPCDGDEGGPVYAEVDGEKIVIGIHSFHYSGIGGCDRGRSAVNTRLTEYLDWIQANTDVQIRN is encoded by the exons atgttttcgtattttcacttTGTGGTCATTATTGTTCCGATTTTTCGTGGAAGAATGAAACTGTTCGCAGCCTTAAGCTTATTATTGAGTGTAGCTTTGCCGCCAGTCACGTCTATTCGCTCTGGCAGAATCAGTAATGGAGGAGCGGCAGCGCCATCCGATTTCCCATCGGCCGTTGGTTTATTGATATCCGGTTCCTCAAATCACGTATTCTGCGGAGGTGTCCTCATTTCCACGAGATTCATCCTAACTTCTGCGCGATGTGTGTCTGG GAGAAACACGATCACAGTTTTGGCCGGCGCAAGCGATATGACCGAGCTTGTTGAGATTATTCAGGTGCTCAGCATCCCGTCACACATTACCATTCATCCGAATTACAACTCTCTCGGACACCGGAACGATGTGGCGATTCTTCGACTTTCACGGCCAGCTACAGTGGGGCGACATGTGGCCATCGCTAATCTTCCCCGGCGCTACCACACAATTTTCACCTTCAACGGTTGGAATTCAACAATCGTCGGCTGGGGAACCACTGGGAATAGAGACAACGAACCGCTGCCATTGAGGAATTTGCTCGTTGCCCACGGACTGGTTATTACGAACCTCCTGTGTGGACTGTCGCATACTTTCATACGGGACGAGCACATCTGTACCGGAACCGATGATGGAGGTCCCTGCGAC GGAGATGAAGGTGGTCCGGTCTATGCCGAAGTGGATGGTGAGAAAATCGTGATTGGTATACACTCCTTCCATTACTCGGGCATCGGTGGTTGCGATCGGGGGAGATCAGCGGTAAATACGCGCCTGACAGAATACTTGGATTGGATTCAGGCGAATACTGATGTTCAGATCCGAAACTGA